The DNA region AAACGCGTCCATTTTTCAAGTTCCAGTCAAAGTCTTTGGGGTTGTAGTTGTTGAGCGCGCGCAGTTTCTCCAGAACTGGGTGCACTTCTCCAGAGCAGGGGGAGGCACTAAGCGGGAGTCCCCCTCCCAGACCAAAGCCCTCGCCGCGGTTCCTGGGAGCCACCCAACGGTTGGGAGGCGGGCCgggctgctgatggaggggcTGTGGGGGGCCGGGTTGAGAGGAGAGGTGCAGATGCGGGGGGCCCGGGGGCAGAGtctgagggtgagggtgagtgtgagggtgagggtgCTGGGGAGACTGCAGAGACTGAAGCTGGAAgggttggtgttggtgttggtgttggtgttggtgctggtgctggggcgggtgttggtgttggtgttggtgttggggCTGTGGAGGCAAAGGGTTCTGCAGTAAGGGCTGGGGCTGAGCAAGGAGGGGCTGCTGCACCAGAGGCTGTGGGGGCATCATAGTCTGAGCTAATGGGGGCTTGTTCAGAGGGCCCTTATCGTCCCAAGTTCCAATGTTCATATTGTGCTttatggggggtgggggtatgGTATTGCCTACCCCCATCACCATGTTGGCTTTGGGTTTGACCTTAGGCTGTGGCTTGGCTGGCTTCTTGGCAATGGCTGCCCAGGAGGCGGTTTTAGGTGTGGATGAGCTGACAGATGGAGGAAGGTTATTGGCTGCCATACTGCTCATTGCTCCTGTGCCTCCTAAGGGTGAGCCTACAGTTTTGGTGACAGCCGCCACCATATCGGTACCCAGTTTTAACCCTGTCATTCCCTGCTCAATACTGTTCAGCACTGGCACCTTGGAGAGCTGGGTGTCGCTTCCAAAACCTGCTTGTCCGTCCGTGATGGCTCGACCCAGGGAGCTGGGGGCGTACCCATAGCTGTTGCTGTAGACTGAGCTCTGTGTGGACTGTCCCTGAGAAACACTGGTGCCCCAGGTGGAGAAGTCCGCATTACCAGGGAAAAAGTTGAAGCCATGTTGGCTGAGGAAAGGGGGGGTGTTCCCCAGGGCACCTGGCTGGCTGAACACACCGTCAGGGATGAAGTGTGGCTCGCCATTGCTCATCTGTCCGTAGGTAGTTAGATAGGGCATAGGAGGGTCTCCTGCTGTGGACCAAGCAGCCTCTCCCAGAGAGTAGGGGAAGCCAATAGATGGGGCATAGTAGCTGGGCATGTAGGGGTCAGACATTGGTGGATAGCTGTTACTCTGTAAAACAAATTGACAAGGAGTTACTCTGTTATACAGAATCAGAGCATCTGAAATATTCAGAAACTAACCCAAAAATCTCCACTAAATTCATATACACCCATATAGTCATAGTATAAGCTCATAACAATAATAGACCATCTAAACAGCTTAGGATATATGATTACCTGATTTGTCTGGCCGCTTAGATAAGGCtcaaaatcatcatcattcacGCCATCTTTCTGATGCATTGATCCGTTTTGCACTAAAAGAGAGAGACCATTAAATCGAGTCAGGGATTGATATTTCATCCCACTACTGGTGTAGTCAAATGTAAAAACCTGACAGGATCACAGTGTAATTTAACATGAAAATCAAATCCATCAAATCAAAAATAAGGATAAACAGCAATGCTAATTTTAAAGATGCAGACTAGTTTCCAAACACTATCTCAGAGCATGTTAGCCAGTTCAgatcaaaacacacaaatacattataTAAAAGCAGACTTCGCCACTTAATATATGTATAGTGGTCTCAACCGTACCTTTATTTCCTTGTCCTTTGGGTCTCTGAAATGATGTGCAGCAGAGGAAATAAAGAGATGAGACTTTGATCATATCACGACAGGAAATAAGAGACACACAGACCAGGCTGGATCCCACACGGTTAGCTAAACCTAAAGGCTGACTGTAAAGTAGTGACCTCAGGCTAAGCCCTCAGCCCGGATGTTAACATTTACACGTTGCTTCGCGTTATTGACCGGATGTCAAACGCTCTGACATCCAGCAAACGCTGCCGCATCGGCAGTCGGCTACAGCTAAGAGTTGGTTGGCGACACCGGCGGCCTACATCACAGCTACTAGCTATCACATATCACAGAGTTTTAGCCTGTTTGATCGCACGCGCCGAGCAGAATCTAACTGTTGGCGACAAAGTTTCGTGTCGCCGCACGGATATTTTGTAGCGCCGTTCAGCTCCTAACACACGAACCTGATCGACTGTGGTCGCAGACATCCTCCAGGAGCCGACACTGATCGCTGTTTGTGAGACTGTCCACGACTTCccccctgcctctctctgcaCTTCGGCGCTTTCCTGGCTCGTCTCTCGGGTTGTCCAATCACTCTGTTAAGGTTACAAGGCGACGTTTTTCCCTCTGCGGTCGCTTCTTGACGACGATCCGGACCTTCTGGTTGCTACAAACGGCGACTTTGTGTCTACGGAGAAGGTGTCAGTGGCTGTGTGCGATTCTgccacagatgtttttttatcagTCAATCTGAAAGTGACTAGCGTCTTACTGGAATATCCCTTACCATATTCCACAATGGCGGATAGGCTTTTTACTCCCGCTTCCGTTCCGTTCTGCTGCTCCGTGACCTTCCGCCTGTGACGCTCTGAGTCATGTTACAAACTAACATTTCACATGACGGCCACAAACATGACTTCCACGCTCCTTTCATTTTAGCCTCTATCCACGAAAGATTTTCTCCTGTTTTACTGACCTCGCGTCACCTCAGCGaacaataaatataaagaaTACCAGCCACTGCAATGTCTCTAAAACATAGTAATGGTTAGAACGCTTTTATACTCATACCGCAATGTAAATATATTATGAAATAAATGTCTTACGTGTTATAGGCTACTACTACCGATATTGTGCATTTTCTATTTTTTGATTGTGTCACTCATTTTTTAATCACCAAAATGGGCACATAAATATATGTGCTATCAAAGCAAGATCTATGATGCATTTTACATAAATCTACTTATGTAAAATGCATCATAGATATATGTATAATTTTATTTAGATCGGTTGCTAGTTTTTCATTGTATGTACATTGTGCGTGCAATTTATTCAACGTAACTAGCGCgtgttatatttattattaaaggtgtcacaaaaataaaagtacaaaaatatTCACCGGCATTCATGGGTTGCATAATTGACATAAAAGGCAAAAGTTAACGTTGTAAGAAATCTAAAAATATGTCATAACCACCAAAtggacaaaacaacacaaaatggATAGAAAGGACAAAAGACCAACACTAATGCGTTCTACATTTTAATATTGCACGTTTTCCCTTTGACTTGTTATATAAACCTTAAGGCTTGTTATGCTAATCGAGAACGCGTCCTTATACTCTCGCGAGACTTCCCCGATGGTCGCGTAGCAGTATGGCAGCCGCGGCGCTGAGGTCCTGTCGCAGAGGACTTTCCCAGATTTTAAGTAATGGAGGGCTCGCAGCTTTGTCGTCGAAGCGGTTACAAGGTCAGTTTTTGTCTTCGCTCTTGGCATAATTAATTTTGCAAGAATTGCTTTTCCATAGGGGCGTTTAAACGAAGGAGGGGGTGTGGCACGCACAGACTTTGTGGTCCTAAAAATGTGCAATGTTTGCGCCTGAGACAGCGCATCAAAACATTAATTAGCTTGATTTATAAGTTTATTAAACACACAATTCCTAATATTTCGACATTGGCCATTACAAGTTTGGcgaattttttttctgtttgtactTTTGAATGATGTACAGAACGCGTGCGCACATTTGCATGACACGTTTTCCCAATGCTTTTACACGACTTCTAGTTCAACCAGGAGAGACAAGACACAAGTCCACGGTTCAATATGCTTCTCGACCAGAACTTCCAAAGCTGGCCTACAGGAGAGTGAAGGGGAAGAGCCCAGGTGTGCTCTTCCTCCCAGGATATGGCTCTAACATGAATGGACAGAAGGCAGAGGCCTTGGAAGAGTTCTGTAAGTCCCTAGGCCACTCATACCTCAGGTAAGATAAGCAGACCACACTTTGTTTATGTAGTATTTATTACGCTGCAAAACAACTACAGCATGATGTTCAGTATCTATATTTTAGGGATATTAATCAGCAATTAACAAAGTGCAGACATTTGTACttatcaaagtaaaagcaggaaAGAAACCAATATGTTTACTAATATTTCCGCTCTCTTGTTGACAATCATGGCTGAAATCGACAGACGCCTACTTAGCTTTAGCTTCCCAGCAGGAACAGACTAAGCACAATCCGCTTGCTGTTCACTGTAACCAGAGGGATCTACTTAACAAACCCACACTGAGAGGTCAGATCATTGTGCGGAGTATATTTGTCTGCCCCCCGGATGCAAGCTACAAGATCCGTTTGTGTGAGAGATTAACCGGTTAATCGTCTTGACTCAGCCACAGTCCTGTGAATTCTAAGTCCCCTTAACGGTACGGTAGTTATTACCGTCACAGTGTACACAAGTGTTGGTACCCAAAAATGCTCACACAGTCAGGTATTCTGTCTAAGCCTTTATTTGCGTTATAGTAAAATAAATTCTACAAAGAAATGGACACCAAAATATATTATGTACTTAAACTGTCTAGAAGAGGGAGTTAAATCCAATCTTTTCTGTGGCCCTATCATGGCTTGTATCTACCGCTCATGGCCATGGACTTTTCTGTTATTCCAGGTTTGACTACACAGGACACGGGGCCTCAGAGGGGGTGTTATCAGAAGGAACCATTGGTACATGGAAAAAAGATGTCCTTTATGTGTTGGACGAGTTAGCAGAGGGTCCACAGGTAAATAAGTTTGGAGGTCACGCGTTCAGTAAACCATCCAGTTAATAACAGGGTAGGAAAAACACAATGTATAGATTTTATTATGTTAGTCTATTTGTCCTGAAATGTTATATTTtgcaagcttttttttaaatatttattaaattcaAAAGTTGAACATTTTGGGCTGTAGTTGAAATACATGTGAACAACTCAGATTAATTGAATTTACTTAACAAACTTCTattcatttatgtttttaaaggATATTACCAATTAATCATACAGAATTCTGCAGTGTATTAAAATGGATTATTTTTAATTCTAATGTTCCACTATGATGAAAGTTTAAGTCTGAGGTTTGCCTGTTACTGTATTCCATGTGTATAACAGGTTTATCTTAAAGAAAGTTACATTTCCTGTACTGATGAAAACCCTCTGTTTCAATTAAACACAATGATCATTCTGCAGAACACTGGCAAAGCAAAGCAATGACCACTCCAACTCTTAATGTCAAGAGGTGCAGTATTTTGCAAAAACTCAAAAGGATTCTGGCTAGACAGGGGAAATTCTGAGGGTCTGACAATCGGCATGAATGgatatataaaatattgtaGTGGAAAATGCATAATTTGATTCCAGAACTGGGGTGAAACCCCTTTCTGCCTTTATTCAGCTACTCTGACATTCAATACTGTCTGCTTTGTCTCCAGAAGGTGGCGCTATGCTACCATATTTAGCTTCCAATGTTAATTTGTCTTGTTGTCATTACCATGTATTTATACCATGTATAAAAATCTTTTTCTTTGGATGCTTTATTAATCAGTTTAAGATCTAAATGATAGATTTACAGTCTATAATATTTTGCTGTCTTCTAGATACTGGTTGGCTCTAGTATAGG from Betta splendens chromosome 4, fBetSpl5.4, whole genome shotgun sequence includes:
- the ythdf3 gene encoding YTH domain-containing family protein 3 isoform X1, translating into MSATTVDQRPKGQGNKVQNGSMHQKDGVNDDDFEPYLSGQTNQSNSYPPMSDPYMPSYYAPSIGFPYSLGEAAWSTAGDPPMPYLTTYGQMSNGEPHFIPDGVFSQPGALGNTPPFLSQHGFNFFPGNADFSTWGTSVSQGQSTQSSVYSNSYGYAPSSLGRAITDGQAGFGSDTQLSKVPVLNSIEQGMTGLKLGTDMVAAVTKTVGSPLGGTGAMSSMAANNLPPSVSSSTPKTASWAAIAKKPAKPQPKVKPKANMVMGVGNTIPPPPIKHNMNIGTWDDKGPLNKPPLAQTMMPPQPLVQQPLLAQPQPLLQNPLPPQPQHQHQHQHPPQHQHQHQHQHQHQPFQLQSLQSPQHPHPHTHPHPQTLPPGPPHLHLSSQPGPPQPLHQQPGPPPNRWVAPRNRGEGFGLGGGLPLSASPCSGEVHPVLEKLRALNNYNPKDFDWNLKNGRVFIIKSYSEDDIHRSIKYSIWCSTEHGNKRLDGAYRTLVNKGPLYLLFSVNGSGHFCGVAEMRSPVDYNAYAGVWSQDKWKGKFEVKWVFIKDVPNNQLRHIRLENNDNKPVTNSRDTQEVPLEKAKQVLKIIATYKHTTSIFDDFAHYEKRQEEEEALRKVRQMHLKSAFCADVHDTLTCY
- the ythdf3 gene encoding YTH domain-containing family protein 3 isoform X2, whose protein sequence is MSATTVDQRPKGQGNKVQNGSMHQKDGVNDDDFEPYLSGQTNQSNSYPPMSDPYMPSYYAPSIGFPYSLGEAAWSTAGDPPMPYLTTYGQMSNGEPHFIPDGVFSQPGALGNTPPFLSQHGFNFFPGNADFSTWGTSVSQGQSTQSSVYSNSYGYAPSSLGRAITDGQAGFGSDTQLSKVPVLNSIEQGMTGLKLGTDMVAAVTKTVGSPLGGTGAMSSMAANNLPPSVSSSTPKTASWAAIAKKPAKPQPKVKPKANMVMGVGNTIPPPPIKHNMNIGTWDDKGPLNKPPLAQTMMPPQPLVQQPLLAQPQPLLQNPLPPQPQHQHQHQHPPQHQHQHQHQHQHQPFQLQSLQSPQHPHPHTHPHPQTLPPGPPHLHLSSQPGPPQPLHQQPGPPPNRWVAPRNRGEGFGLGGGLPLSASPCSGEVHPVLEKLRALNNYNPKDFDWNLKNGRVFIIKSYSEDDIHRSIKYSIWCSTEHGNKRLDGAYRTLVNKGPLYLLFSVNGSGHFCGVAEMRSPVDYNAYAGVWSQDKWKGKFEVKWVFIKDVPNNQLRHIRLENNDNKPVTNSRDTQEVPLEKAKQVLKIIATYKHTTSIFDDFAHYEKRQEEEEALRKERNRNKQ